From Homalodisca vitripennis isolate AUS2020 chromosome 1, UT_GWSS_2.1, whole genome shotgun sequence, the proteins below share one genomic window:
- the LOC124365100 gene encoding inter-alpha-trypsin inhibitor heavy chain H4-like yields the protein MWWSVFAVCLLLAVVESSSNHVVKSLHITSDIKNRYATTHVTSKVANTGDKASKVPFYVTFPDSAFLTEFAIEENGREVKATLHKNEDVKDLDKEFGEDVLSVFVRDANQFAVLVNVEAKAEVTFKLTYEELLSRHLEIYSHKIHVNPQQIVDDLKVTVNIEEPTIITYLKVLKFHGFSNVFSRDNDKDSEIATIENKSPQSKVIVWAPSADQQRAMNAKGIQGEIVVQYNLDRLEHAEPYLVDDGHYFADFFAVEALPSLKKHVIFVIDYSYSMEGEKFEEFKQAMDVILPYLSAKDYFSIVLAQSFAEAWSPSTLYRKGPDTQDEVDREEMLKSEHNLTDTLSPQFLVEASPANVELALKYLKEAELGGSYLMGGLKTAVDLANLGADQWKAESDSPLPLIVFLSDGQPTIGEVDEAVIVNQVTSLNTKHVPIYSLAFGYYADYEFLRKLSLNNHGFVWKVYRDEDASQQIVYYYKHVASPVLTDLAFTYFPTKVEEVTRHEFPVFFRGMEIAVAGKLKDAVTENDTIGELTANIPSVSETYNHSIPVGRKVAGNSAEKTFAFLKLRQLLGELHRLPEDSDKSSLEEKIENLALKYSFMTSLTSLVIEKPDGSKTVAEFTPLKQAPPLEKTDLKKITWLKEYLTDDAADHVSVTLKEHSYNLALKPGEETFGKCNVNYMSGECRHFQKCALAIFEDDVAEFLPYKCDIAGDYLGACCPFHVS from the exons TGAAGAGAATGGCCGAGAGGTTAAAGCTACACTACACAAGAACGAAGACGTTAAAGACCTTGACAAGGAGTTTGGAGAAGATGTGCTCTCTGTATT TGTAAGAGATGCAAACCAGTTCGCAGTTCTCGTCAATGTGGAGGCAAAAGCGGAGGTGACCTTCAAACTGACCTACGAAGAGTTATTGTCCAGACACTTGGAGATCTACTCACACAAAATCCATGTCAACCCTCAACAG ATCGTTGATGATTTGAAAGTGACAGTCAACATTGAGGAGCCAACTATAATCACATATTTGAAAGTGCTTAAGTTCCACGGATTTAGTAACGTCTTTTCGAGGGACAACGACAAGG acaGTGAGATTGCAACAATAGAAAACAAGAGTCCCCAGAGTAAGGTGATTGTCTGGGCACCATCTGCCGATCAACAGAGAGCCATGAACGCCAAGGGAATCCAGGGCGAGATTGTTGTCCAATATAATCTTGATCGGTTGGAACACGCTGAGCCGTACTTG GTTGACGATGGACATTATTTCGCTGATTTCTTCGCAGTCGAGGCTCTCCCAAGTTTGAAGAAGCACGTTATCTTCGTCATTGATTACAGTTATTCCATGGAAGGGGAAAAATTTGAAGAATTCAAGCAAGCCATGGACGTGATCTTGCCATACCTTAGCGCTAAAGATTATTTCAGCATTGTCCTTGCCCAGAGTTTTGCTGAG GCCTGGTCACCCAGCACTCTGTACAGGAAAGGTCCAGATACGCAAGATGAAGTCGACAGAGAAGAGATGCTCAAGTCTGAGCACAATCTGACCGATACTTTGTCCCCACAGTTCTTGGTGGAAGCTTCTCCTGCTAATGTGGAACTTGCACTCAAATATCTCAAAGAAGCAGAACTGGGag GCTCTTACCTGATGGGAGGGCTAAAAACAGCGGTGGATCTGGCCAACCTCGGTGCCGACCAATGGAAGGCCGAGAGTGACTCCCCTCTCCCTCTCATTGTCTTCTTGTCAGACGGACAACCGACTATTGGAGAGGTCGATGAAGCCGTAATCGTTAATCAAGTGACGTCTCTCAATACTAAGCA CGTTCCTATATACAGCTTAGCTTTCGGATACTATGCAGATTACGAATTCCTACGCAAGCTATCCTTGAACAATCATGGTTTTGTATGGAAGGTTTACAGAGATGAGGATGCTTCTCaacaaatagtatattattacaaACACGTCGCATCTCCAGTTCTGACAGACCTGGCCTTCACTTACTTCCCGACTaag GTAGAAGAAGTGACTAGACACGAATTCCCCGTGTTCTTTAGGGGAATGGAGATTGCGGTTGCCGGCAAATTAAAGGATGCGGTCACGGAGAACGATACTATTGGAGAGCTTACAGCTAACATCCCAAGCGTCAGTGAAACTTACAACCATTCTATACCTGTGGGACGCAAAGTTGCGG GCAACTCTGCGGAGAAGACGTTTGCTTTCCTCAAGCTGCGACAACTTCTGGGTGAGCTACATCGTCTGCCGGAGGACAGTGACAAGAGTTCACTTGAAGAGAAAATTGAGAATCTGGCTCTAAAA TACTCTTTTATGACGTCACTTACTTCGTTGGTAATTGAAAAGCCTGACGGGAGCAAGACAGTAGCAGAGTTTACGCCATTAAAACAAG CACCTCCTTTGGAAAAAACGGATTTGAAGAAAATCACTTGGTTGAAGGAATACCTGACTGATGACGCAGCAGACCATGTCAGCGTGACACTCAAAGAACATTCCTACAATCTGGCTCTAAAACCG GGTGAAGAAACTTTCGGAAAATGCAACGTAAACTACATGTCAGGAGAATGTCGTCACTTCCAGAAATGTGCTCTTGCTATCTTCGAAGACGATGTTGCTGAATTCCTTCCTTACAAGTGTGACATCGCAGGAGA TTATCTTGGAGCCTGCTGTCCATTCCATGTTAGCTGA